The Oncorhynchus keta strain PuntledgeMale-10-30-2019 chromosome 17, Oket_V2, whole genome shotgun sequence genome has a window encoding:
- the LOC118396609 gene encoding uncharacterized protein LOC118396609, with the protein MSNADRVVLALGGAGTVGSGIVKALLDKGFKVAVISRDNSRLEKLRGFVSPSVRDNLTTLVGNVGSEEGAEVVKHALLKSVGKVTDIVSSLGFSWWQGGPPHTQTLKELHWVIETLLFSTFVSWKVFFPLVRDDPNCTYTFITGGAGEKLLMPGTGFLTVGAASTLAFCQVLREEYPEVPCKLNQVKINTGVAPPERMAPGYLNHLDLGEAVATLVERKNSTHTVFPVNSPADLKKVILEGNL; encoded by the exons ATGTCAAACGCGGACAGAGTTGTGTTAGCTCTCGGTGGAGCAGGAACAGTGGGCTCTGGAATAGTTAAAGCACTCCTCGACAAAG GTTTCAAGGTGGCTGTCATCTCCAGAGACAACAGCAGATTAGAGAAGCTCAGGGGGTTTGTTTCGCCCTCTGTCCGAGACAACCTCACTACCCTAGTCGGGAATGTTG GTtcagaggagggggcagaggtggTCAAACATGCCCTTCTGAAGTCTGTTGGCAAGGTGACAGACATTGTGTCCTCTCTGGGATTCAGCTGGTGGCAGGGTGGGCCACCACATACCCAGACTCTGAAAGAACTACACTGG GTGATTGAGACATTGCTGTTTAGTACCTTTGTATCATGGAAGGTCTTCTTTCCGCTGGTGAGAGACGACCCCAACTGCACCTACACCTTTATCACAG GTGGTGCTGGAGAGAAGCTGTTGATGCCAGGTACAGGGTTCCTGACTGTTGGCGCCGCCAGCACCCTGGCATTCTGTCAGGTACTACGAGAGGAGTACCCAGAAGTGCCCTGCAAACTCAACCAG GTAAAGATCAACACAGGTGTGGCCCCTCCAGAGCGCATGGCTCCTGGTTACCTGAACCACCTGGACCTTGGTGAGGCTGTGGCCACATTGGTGGAGAGAAAGAACTCCACCCACACAGTGTTCCCTGTCAACTCCCCGGCAGACTTAAAAAAAGTCATTCTCGAGGGTAACCTTTAA